From Daphnia pulicaria isolate SC F1-1A chromosome 4, SC_F0-13Bv2, whole genome shotgun sequence, one genomic window encodes:
- the LOC124338568 gene encoding DNA replication licensing factor MCM4-like isoform X1, which produces MASPAKSHASSRTSRSRRRSAGAMSDISDVAPLPSTPSHHGDNDMDIGMSPGGAISELDLNSPLNYGTPSSISSLRTPRSGARGTPLHQRPDVRSDRKVRQVNLGANEQGNLTPIKEQAESGGPQLVIWGTDVVVSQCKTKFCRFINQFLQSDEEDLGENMNVNEPYYLQELQQIADLEDPFLNLNCSHLKAFDADLYRQLICYPQEVIPTLDMTVNEMFFEKYPDVILPHQIQVRPFCADKTKNMRALNPEDIDQLITISGMVIRTSNIIPEMREAFFRCNVCSNTASVEVDRGRILEPTLCAMCNTGHSFSIIHNRSQFSDRQMVKLQESPDDMPAGQTPHTVFVFAHNDLVDKVQPGDRVTVTGIYRAVSLRVNPIQSNVKSVYRTHIDVVHYRKIDVHRLRNQTERGKETRFSAEREALLHELSKKPDIYERLARAIAPSIYENEDIKKGILLQLFGGTKKDFTEVGRGGFRSEVNILLCGDPGTSKSQLLQYIFNLVPRSQYTSGKGSSAVGLTAYVTKDPETKQLVLQTGALVLADNGICCIDEFDKMSDATRSILHEVMEQQTLSIAKAGIICQLNARTSILAGANPIESQWNKDKTIIENIELPHTLLSRFDLIFLMLDPQDELYDKRLARHLVSLYYSVAEENETDFMELDVLRDYMAYGKEHVNPMLNDAATVRLVEAYVEMRRIGSGRGQVSAYPRQLESLIRLSEAHAKVRYSEVVEVYDVEEAYRLHREALKQSATDPMSGKIDVNILTTGLSSMARKKRGEVAAALRKMIESKGKTSSLNYQKAFNEFKAGSAVMITRDMFEDALKDLQDDGVVVVAGRSSIRICH; this is translated from the exons ATGGCAAGTCCAGCAAAAAGTCATGCTAGTAGCCGTACTTCAAGATCTCGACGTCGTTCTGCAGGAG CGATGTCGGATATTTCTGATGTTGCTCCTTTGCCTTCCACTCCATCTCATCATGGTGATAATGATATGGATATTGGAATGAGTCCTGGAGGAG CTATTAGCGAATTGGATTTAAACTCTCCTCTCAATTATGGAACTCCAAGTTCAATTTCATCTTTGAGAACTCCTCGCTCTGGGGCAAGAGGGACCCCTCTACATCAACGTCCTGATGTTCGTTCTGATAGGAAAGTCCGCCAAGTCAATTTGGGAGCTAATGAA CAGGGAAATTTGACCCCAATCAAGGAGCAAGCAGAATCAGGAGGGCCACAATTGGTCATTTGGGGAACTGATGTGGTTGTGTCTCAATGTAAAACTAAATTCTGTCGCTTCATCAACCAATTTTTGCAAAGTGATGAAGAGGATTTAGGGGAAAACATGAATGTCAATGAACCTTACTACCTTCAAGAACTGCAACAG ATTGCTGATTTGGAAGATCCATTCTTGAATCTGAATTGTTCACACTTGAAGGCCTTTGACGCTGACCTTTATCGTCAATTGATCTGCTATCCACAAGAGGTTATCCCGACGTTAGATATGACTgtaaatgaaatgttttttgaaaaatacccAGATGTCATCCTGCCTCATCAAATTCAAGTCAGGCCCTTTTGTGCCGACAAAACCAAGAACATGCGTGCTCTAAATCCTGAAG ATATTGATCAGTTAATCACTATTAGTGGTATGGTTATTCGCACGAGCAACATCATTCCTGAAATGCGTGAAGCATTCTTTCGCTGCAATGTATGTAGCAACACGGCTTCTGTTGAAGTTGATCGTGGACGAATTTTGGAACCAACTCTTTGTGCCATGTGCAACACAGGGCATTCCTTTTCCATCATTCACAATAGATCACAATTTTCCGATCGTCAGATGGTTAAACTTCAAGAGTCACCAG atgaCATGCCAGCAGGTCAGACACCTCACACCGTGTTTGTCTTTGCTCACAATGACTTAGTGGACAAGGTTCAGCCGGGCGATCGCGTTACCGTGACCGGAATTTATCGTGCCGTTTCGTTGCGCGTAAACCCAATTCAAAGCAATGTCAAATCTGTTTATCGTACTCATATTGACGTTGTACATTATCGCAAAATCGATGTCCATCGCCTTCGAAATCAAACCGAACGagg gAAAGAAACGCGTTTTTCTGCTGAACGCGAAGCATTACTTCACGAACTTTCCAAGAAACCAGATATTTATGAACGTTTGGCTCGAGCCATCGCTCCATCCATTTACGAGAATGAAGATATCAAAAAAGGAATTCTCCTTCAACTCTTCGGTGGCACCAAAAAAGATTTCACGGAAGTTGGTCGTGGAGGTTTTCGCTCGGAAGTAAACATCCTTCTTTGTGGTGATCCTGGTACTAGCAAGTCTCAGTTGCTGCAGTACATCTTTAATTTGGTCCCACGATCACAATATACCTCTGGCAAAGGAAGTTCGGCTGTTGGTCTCACTGCGTATGTGACAAAAGACCCTGAAACCAAGCAGCTTGTCCTTCAAACTGGTGCTCTCGTTCTGGCAGATAATGGTATCTGTTGCATTGACGAATTCGATAAAATGTCCGACGCCACTCGCAGCATTCTTCATGAA GTAATGGAACAACAAACGTTGAGCATTGCTAAAGCTGGTATCATCTGTCAGCTAAATGCTCGTACATCGATCTTGGCCGGAGCAAATCCAATCGAATCTCAGTGGAACAAAGACAAAACCATCATTGAGAACATTGAACTGCCTCATACATTATTGTCAAG GTTCgacttgatttttttgatGTTGGATCCTCAAGACGAACTTTATGACAAACGCCTTGCTCGTCATTTAGTTTCTTTGTATTACAGTGTagctgaagaaaatgaaacggaTTTCATG GAACTCGATGTCTTACGCGATTATATGGCTTATGGTAAAGAGCATGTTAATCCGATGTTGAATGACGCAGCCACCGTTCGTCTGGTAGAGGCCTATGTTGAAATGCGACGAATTGGAAGCGGTCGTGGTCAGGTGTCTGCATACCCTCGACAACTGGAGTCACTTATTCGTCTTTCGGAAGCTCACGCTAAAGTTCGTTATTCAGAAGTCGTCGAAGTTTATGATGTCGAAGAGGCTTATCG CTTACATCGTGAGGCGCTGAAGCAATCTGCCACCGACCCCATGTCAGGCAAAATTGATGTCAACATTCTTACAACTGGGTTAAGCTCAATGGCTCGGAAGAAACGCGGAGAAGTGGCTGCTGCACTCCGTAAGATGATAGAATCAAAAGGCAAAACCAGTTCATTAAACTATCAAAAAGCCTTTAATGAATTCAAAGCAGGATCTGCTGTG ATGATCACCAGAGACATGTTCGAAGATGCGTTGAAAGATTTGCAGGATGATGGAGTTGTAGTCGTTGCTGGCCGTTCTTCCATCAGAATATGTCATTAA
- the LOC124338568 gene encoding DNA replication licensing factor MCM4-like isoform X2, whose product MASPAKSHASSRTSRSRRRSAGAMSDISDVAPLPSTPSHHGDNDMDIGMSPGGAISELDLNSPLNYGTPSSISSLRTPRSGARGTPLHQRPDVRSDRKVRQVNLGANEGNLTPIKEQAESGGPQLVIWGTDVVVSQCKTKFCRFINQFLQSDEEDLGENMNVNEPYYLQELQQIADLEDPFLNLNCSHLKAFDADLYRQLICYPQEVIPTLDMTVNEMFFEKYPDVILPHQIQVRPFCADKTKNMRALNPEDIDQLITISGMVIRTSNIIPEMREAFFRCNVCSNTASVEVDRGRILEPTLCAMCNTGHSFSIIHNRSQFSDRQMVKLQESPDDMPAGQTPHTVFVFAHNDLVDKVQPGDRVTVTGIYRAVSLRVNPIQSNVKSVYRTHIDVVHYRKIDVHRLRNQTERGKETRFSAEREALLHELSKKPDIYERLARAIAPSIYENEDIKKGILLQLFGGTKKDFTEVGRGGFRSEVNILLCGDPGTSKSQLLQYIFNLVPRSQYTSGKGSSAVGLTAYVTKDPETKQLVLQTGALVLADNGICCIDEFDKMSDATRSILHEVMEQQTLSIAKAGIICQLNARTSILAGANPIESQWNKDKTIIENIELPHTLLSRFDLIFLMLDPQDELYDKRLARHLVSLYYSVAEENETDFMELDVLRDYMAYGKEHVNPMLNDAATVRLVEAYVEMRRIGSGRGQVSAYPRQLESLIRLSEAHAKVRYSEVVEVYDVEEAYRLHREALKQSATDPMSGKIDVNILTTGLSSMARKKRGEVAAALRKMIESKGKTSSLNYQKAFNEFKAGSAVMITRDMFEDALKDLQDDGVVVVAGRSSIRICH is encoded by the exons ATGGCAAGTCCAGCAAAAAGTCATGCTAGTAGCCGTACTTCAAGATCTCGACGTCGTTCTGCAGGAG CGATGTCGGATATTTCTGATGTTGCTCCTTTGCCTTCCACTCCATCTCATCATGGTGATAATGATATGGATATTGGAATGAGTCCTGGAGGAG CTATTAGCGAATTGGATTTAAACTCTCCTCTCAATTATGGAACTCCAAGTTCAATTTCATCTTTGAGAACTCCTCGCTCTGGGGCAAGAGGGACCCCTCTACATCAACGTCCTGATGTTCGTTCTGATAGGAAAGTCCGCCAAGTCAATTTGGGAGCTAATGAA GGAAATTTGACCCCAATCAAGGAGCAAGCAGAATCAGGAGGGCCACAATTGGTCATTTGGGGAACTGATGTGGTTGTGTCTCAATGTAAAACTAAATTCTGTCGCTTCATCAACCAATTTTTGCAAAGTGATGAAGAGGATTTAGGGGAAAACATGAATGTCAATGAACCTTACTACCTTCAAGAACTGCAACAG ATTGCTGATTTGGAAGATCCATTCTTGAATCTGAATTGTTCACACTTGAAGGCCTTTGACGCTGACCTTTATCGTCAATTGATCTGCTATCCACAAGAGGTTATCCCGACGTTAGATATGACTgtaaatgaaatgttttttgaaaaatacccAGATGTCATCCTGCCTCATCAAATTCAAGTCAGGCCCTTTTGTGCCGACAAAACCAAGAACATGCGTGCTCTAAATCCTGAAG ATATTGATCAGTTAATCACTATTAGTGGTATGGTTATTCGCACGAGCAACATCATTCCTGAAATGCGTGAAGCATTCTTTCGCTGCAATGTATGTAGCAACACGGCTTCTGTTGAAGTTGATCGTGGACGAATTTTGGAACCAACTCTTTGTGCCATGTGCAACACAGGGCATTCCTTTTCCATCATTCACAATAGATCACAATTTTCCGATCGTCAGATGGTTAAACTTCAAGAGTCACCAG atgaCATGCCAGCAGGTCAGACACCTCACACCGTGTTTGTCTTTGCTCACAATGACTTAGTGGACAAGGTTCAGCCGGGCGATCGCGTTACCGTGACCGGAATTTATCGTGCCGTTTCGTTGCGCGTAAACCCAATTCAAAGCAATGTCAAATCTGTTTATCGTACTCATATTGACGTTGTACATTATCGCAAAATCGATGTCCATCGCCTTCGAAATCAAACCGAACGagg gAAAGAAACGCGTTTTTCTGCTGAACGCGAAGCATTACTTCACGAACTTTCCAAGAAACCAGATATTTATGAACGTTTGGCTCGAGCCATCGCTCCATCCATTTACGAGAATGAAGATATCAAAAAAGGAATTCTCCTTCAACTCTTCGGTGGCACCAAAAAAGATTTCACGGAAGTTGGTCGTGGAGGTTTTCGCTCGGAAGTAAACATCCTTCTTTGTGGTGATCCTGGTACTAGCAAGTCTCAGTTGCTGCAGTACATCTTTAATTTGGTCCCACGATCACAATATACCTCTGGCAAAGGAAGTTCGGCTGTTGGTCTCACTGCGTATGTGACAAAAGACCCTGAAACCAAGCAGCTTGTCCTTCAAACTGGTGCTCTCGTTCTGGCAGATAATGGTATCTGTTGCATTGACGAATTCGATAAAATGTCCGACGCCACTCGCAGCATTCTTCATGAA GTAATGGAACAACAAACGTTGAGCATTGCTAAAGCTGGTATCATCTGTCAGCTAAATGCTCGTACATCGATCTTGGCCGGAGCAAATCCAATCGAATCTCAGTGGAACAAAGACAAAACCATCATTGAGAACATTGAACTGCCTCATACATTATTGTCAAG GTTCgacttgatttttttgatGTTGGATCCTCAAGACGAACTTTATGACAAACGCCTTGCTCGTCATTTAGTTTCTTTGTATTACAGTGTagctgaagaaaatgaaacggaTTTCATG GAACTCGATGTCTTACGCGATTATATGGCTTATGGTAAAGAGCATGTTAATCCGATGTTGAATGACGCAGCCACCGTTCGTCTGGTAGAGGCCTATGTTGAAATGCGACGAATTGGAAGCGGTCGTGGTCAGGTGTCTGCATACCCTCGACAACTGGAGTCACTTATTCGTCTTTCGGAAGCTCACGCTAAAGTTCGTTATTCAGAAGTCGTCGAAGTTTATGATGTCGAAGAGGCTTATCG CTTACATCGTGAGGCGCTGAAGCAATCTGCCACCGACCCCATGTCAGGCAAAATTGATGTCAACATTCTTACAACTGGGTTAAGCTCAATGGCTCGGAAGAAACGCGGAGAAGTGGCTGCTGCACTCCGTAAGATGATAGAATCAAAAGGCAAAACCAGTTCATTAAACTATCAAAAAGCCTTTAATGAATTCAAAGCAGGATCTGCTGTG ATGATCACCAGAGACATGTTCGAAGATGCGTTGAAAGATTTGCAGGATGATGGAGTTGTAGTCGTTGCTGGCCGTTCTTCCATCAGAATATGTCATTAA
- the LOC124338569 gene encoding charged multivesicular body protein 4b-like yields the protein MSFLQKMFGAGGKDKGMPTTGQAIQKLRETEEMLIKKQEFLEKKIDQELDIAKKNGTKNKRVAIQALKRKKRYEKQLQQIDGTISTIEMQREALEGANTNTAVLQTMGDAAKALKAAHQHMDVDKVHDMMDDIAEQQEVAREISEAISNPVAFGQDIDEDELERELEELEQEELDNELLNVPAAAALPSVPTVEPIAKVPSRSVPARPSRAKAEEDDDDMKELAAWAS from the exons ATGAGTTTCCTGCAGAAAATGTTTGGTGCTGGGGGCAAAGATAAAGGAATGCCCACTACTGGCCAAGCCATACAAAAGTTGAGAGAAACAGAGGAAATGTTGATAAAGAAGCaagaatttcttgaaaaaaaaattgatcaaGAATTGGATATTGCAAAAAAGAATGgcactaaaaacaaaagag TTGCTATTCAGGCcttgaaaaggaagaagagataTGAAAAACAACTGCAGCAGATTGATGGCACCATTTCCACCATTGAAATGCAAAGAGAAGCTTTGGAAGGTGCGAATACTAACACAGCTGTCCTTCAAACAATGGGTGATGCTGCTAAAGCGTTGAAAGCAGCCCATCAACATAT GGATGTTGACAAAGTCCATGACATGATGGATGATATTGCCGAGCAACAAGAAGTAGCTAGAGAAATCTCTGAAGCAATTTCTAACCCAGTGGCTTTTGGCCAAGACATTGATGAG gaTGAACTGGAAAGAGAATTGGaggaattagaacaagaagaGTTGGATAATGAACTGCTTAATGTACCAGCTGCAGCAGCTCTACCATCTGTTCCTACTGTGGAGCCCATTGCCAAAGTTCCCAGTCGTTCCGTTCCTGCTCGTCCCTCTC GAGCTAAAGCAGAGGAAGATGATGACGATATGAAGGAACTAGCTGCATGggcttcttaa
- the LOC124335795 gene encoding uncharacterized protein LOC124335795 encodes MTQEFLPLCDVLFNIISMASYFCDVVFDVITAYTLYQQQQYVWLSLAVFFITSSLIVSQLLSAKWFLERHSSCQPANDDDNDEKDVNRGSLIAMHLAGIGVLWRYSKLFIPVDLRIVKHEVRDLCMLRLVHAFIEAAPMLLVQLYLIWLKPHRDDVEDLNIVSTVLSLVSVCWALASFNKNVRRQNVHKLVLTWLGVIFQFLWRLGTVTSRAIALTVYATVYGYWVFLVIGLHWLSMFFWLISPRNVFHGDKMSKIKKDAYCALIAVVYIFCYVNLQHVNPRMKMAAFYVTMFLENTLLVAVWLIGVHREEPWYHELATVTMFLSFVVGVLFLGIYYRYFHVKRLSYSSASSYPTNNNPPEPYSYVTPSGTYVDDGTSNPNGPSKNGSSNPNSGTFVKQNGHTVFCTENPPYVPGVFNCRFNPAMMRKKKKPTTFVPPPVPVLPSMNMAVNGGGKMSQPFWKRPLHPRSGSSENEGSICSRIDIQLKLQEKKRQQLAELRVIEEEIKQGKLKRPPQSDVSESGTLKQPIPRSKKQPWPSGPSIPDPPIFAYGSQGESGHRKYRSKTPEILLSPHHLEHSRVTYYDYCDPRWRNGPSYHPQGSVESGTAQWDRTYTVTSVSSKSGGGVIYKSYRNPSDIDSQISLPRSYTLPREFKYKKPKSRKAIRTEHFIHSTNSSDGDVDSADDNDVDNTTGSVMPPSLPPHPHALPYNAYGNRNRMQSPFRGWGLPNQHETKL; translated from the exons ATGACTCAAGAATTTCTACCTTTGTGTGATGTGTTGTTCAACATCATTTCGATGGCGTCGTATTTTTGCGACGTCGTTTTCGATGTCATCACTGCCTACACTTTataccaacagcagcaatatGTTTGGCTATCCCTAGCAGTGTTCTTCATCACCTCGTCGTTGATCGTCAGTCAATTGCTTTCGGCCAAATGGTTTCTGGAACGACATTCCTCCTGCCAACCAGCAAACGACGACGATAATGACGAGAAAGATGTCAACAGAGGATCGCTAATAGCTATGCATTTAGCTGGAATAGGTGTCTTGTGGCGCTACTCTAAACTATTCATCCCGGTGGACTTGCGAATTGtgaaacatgaagtgcgagaCCTATGCATGCTCCGGCTGGTTCACGCTTTCATCGAGGCCGCACCAATGTTGTTGGTGCAGTTGTATTTAATATGGCTCAAGCCACACCGAGACGACGTCGAAGACTTGAACATAGTGTCCACAGTGCTGTCGTTGGTCAGTGTGTGCTGGGCATTGGCGTCCTTCAACAAGAACGTTCGACGACAGAACGTCCACAAACTCGTGCTGACCTGGCTTGGCGTCATCTTCCAGTTCCTATGGCGGTTAGGAACCGTAACATCTCGAGCGATTGCCTTGACGGTCTACGCCACTGTCTACGGTTACTGGGTTTTCCTGGTCATAGGTTTACATTGGCTGAGCATGTTCTTCTGGCTGATATCGCCACGCAACGTCTTCCACGGCGACAAGATGTCCAAGATCAAGAAAGACGCGTATTGCGCCTTGATTGCAGTCGTCTACATCTTTTGCTACGTTAATTTGCAGCACGTCAATCCTCGTATGAAAATGGCCGCCTTTTACGTCACCATGTTTTTGGAGAACACCCTTCTGGTGGCTGTGTGGCTCATTGGCGTTCATCGTGAGGAGCCCTGGTATCACGAGCTGGCCACCGTCACCATGTTCCTCTCATTCGTCGTTGGCGTCCTTTTCTTAGGCATTTATTATCGATATTTCCACGTGAAGCGGTTAAGTTACTCATCCGCATCGTCGTACCCGACCAACAACAATCCGCCCGAGCCCTATTCTTACGTTACGCCTTCCGGTACTTACGTTGATGACGGTACTTCAAATCCGAATGGCCCATCGAAGAACGGCAGCAGTAATCCG AACTCGGGTACGTTCGTGAAGCAAAATGGTCACACGGTATTTTGCACCGAGAATCCGCCGTACGTACCGGGCGTGTTTAACTGCCGATTTAATCCGGCAATgatgcggaagaagaagaaaccgacGACTTTCGTTCCACCGCCGGTGCCCGTCTTGCCTTCCATGAACATGGCGGTCAATGGCGGTGGCAAGATGTCGCAGCCTTTCTGGAAGCGACCTCTGCATCCGCGCTCAGGTTCCAGCGAGAACGAAGGAAGCATTTGCTCACGCATCGATATCCAGCTCAAATTGCAGGAAAAGAAGCGCCAGCAGTTGGCTGAGTTGCGGGTCATCGAGGAGGAAATCAAACAGGGCAAGCTCAAGAGGCCACCGCAGAGCGATGTTAGTGAGTCTGGCACGCTCAAACAGCCCATTCCTCGCTCAAAGAAACAGCCATGGCCGAGTGGCCCTTCGATACCCGATCCACCTATTTTCGCCTACGGCTCACAAG GTGAATCAGGACATCGGAAGTACCGATCGAAAACTCCCGAAATTCTGCTGTCGCCACACCATTTGGAACACTCGCGAGTAACGTATTACGACTATTGCGATCCCCGCTGGAGGAACGGGCCGTCCTACCATCCTCAGGGCTCGGTGGAGTCCGGCACAGCTCAATGGGATCGAACGTACACGGTGACATCCGTGAGTTCCAAAAGTGGTGGCGGTGTGATTTACAAGTCGTACCGCAATCCATCCGACATTGACAGTCAAATCTCACTCCCACGGTCCTACACGCTGCCGCGTGAGTTCAAGTACAAGAAGCCAAAATCGCGCAAAGCTATTCGCACAGAGCACTTTATTCATTCAACAAATTCGAGCGACG GTGACGTCGATTCAGCAGACGACAACGACGTGGACAACACGACGGGCTCGGTCATGCCGCCGTCTCTACCGCCTCATCCACACGCGCTTCCGTACAACGCTTACGGCAACCGCAATCGAATGCAATCGCCCTTCCGAGGCTGGGGTTTGCCCAATCAGCACGAAACGaagctttaa